The following nucleotide sequence is from Streptomyces bathyalis.
TCTCCTCGTCGAGCGTCGCGGCCGTGTCGAGCGCTTGCACGGGCCCGTACCGCGGCGTCTCGACGACGGGCCCGGACACCTCGGTCCGCAGCACGCTGCCCCGGGCGTGCCGGGCCGTCAGCGCGAAGGGATGGAAGGTGGTCTGCCGCCAGCTGGAGCCGCCCGGCTCGCTGCGGATCGGACCGATGACGTTGACGAGCTGCGCGAGGCAGGCGACCGGGACCCGGTCGGCATGGCGCAGCAGCGTCATCAGCAGGGAGCCGACCACGGCCGCGTCCGTGACGCTGTAGGTGTCCTCGATGAGCCGGGGCTGCTCCTCGAGCGGCAGCGCGCGCTCGCCGGGGAAGCGGGACTGGTACCAGACGTTCCACTCGTCAAAGGAGAGCATCATCCGCTTCGAGGAGCGGCGCACGGCCCGCACATGGTCGGCGGTGGCGACGATGTCGGATATGTAGGCGTCCATCTGGGCGCCGCTGGCGAGGAAGCTGGCCCGGTCGCCCTCGGTCTCCTCGTAGTAGGCGTGCAGGGAGAGGTAGTCGACCTCGTCGTAGGTCTCGTGCAGGACCTGCCGCTCCCACTCGCCGAAGGTCGGCATCCGCGCATTGGAACTGCCGCACGCCACAAGCTCGATGGTCGGGTCGACCTGGCGCATCGCCTTGCCCGCGGTGGCGGCCAGCCGTCCGTACTCCGTGGCCGTCTTGTGGCCGGTCTGCCAGGGGCCGTCCATCTCGTTGCCCAGGCACCACAGCTTCACGCCGTGCGGATCGCGTACGCCGTGCTTCACCCGCAGGTCGGACCAGGCGGTGCCGCCGGGGATGTTGCAGTACTCGACGAGGGCGCGGGCCGCGTCGATGCCGCGGGTGCCCAGGTTGACGGCCATCATCGGCTCCAGGCCCTGACGGCGGGTCCAGCCGAGGAACTCGTCGGTGCCGACCTGGTTGGACTCGATGCTCCGCCAGGCCAGGTCGAGGCGGCGGGGACGCTCCGCGGCCGGGCCGATGCCGTCCTCCCACCGGTAGCCGGAGACGAAGTTGCCGCCGGGGTAGCGCACGAGGGGCGTGCCCAGCTCGCGTACGAGCTCGGCCACGTCGCCGCGGAAGCCGTGCTCGTCGGCGGTGTCGTGGTCCGGCTCGTAGATGCCCGTGTAGACGCAGCGGCCCATGTGCTCGACGAACGTTCCGTACACGCGTGGGTCCACGGTGCCGAGGGTGAAGTCGGGGTCGATGGTGACGCGGGCGGTGCCGGCGGGCTGTTCGGTCATGCGGTGGGTGCCTCTCTCGCTGCTGTTCCTGGTCCGGGCTCTCTCATGAACGGGCGCTGCGCCGCTGTCACTTCAGGCCGGTGCCCGCGATGCCTTCGACGATCCGCCGCTGGAAGAAGAGGAAGACGGTCAGCAGCGGCAGGGCGCCGAGCACCGCCGAGGCCATCAGCTGGGCCTGCGGCAGCCCGAAGGCGTCCTGTACGGAGTTGAGGCCGACGGGCAGCGTCATCATCTGCGGGTCCGTGACGGCCAGCAGCGGCCAGAGGAAGTTGTTCCAGGACCACACGAAGACGAAGATCGTCACCGCGGATATGGCGGGGCGGGACAGCGGCATCACGATCTGCCAGTAGATCCGCAGCCAGCTCGCGCCGTCCGCGCGCGCCGCGTCCGTCAGCTCGACGGGGATGCCGTCGAAGAACTGCTTGAAGACGAAGACGGAGACGACGTTGGGCACCTGCGGCAGGATCACCGCCCAGTACGTGTTGAGCATCCCGGTGGACTGCAGCGTCAGGAACTGCGGAATCATCAGCAGCTGCGGCGGGATCATGACGCCGGCGAGGATGACCAGGAACACCGGTCGCCGGTAGCGGAACTTCAGCCGGGACAGCGCGAAGGCCGCCAGGGACGTGGTGCACACCGCGAGCAGCGTCGTCAGCGACGAGGTGATGAAGCTGTTCAGGTACCAGTACTGGATGCGCCCGGCCGAGAGGATCTCCTGGTACGAGGAGAGAGTCGGGTTGTCCGAGACCCACGAAGTCGGGTTCGTGGCGATGTCGTTGGGCGGTCGCAGGGACGTGGCCAGGGCCCACGCGATCGGGACCAGCCACAGCAGCGCGAGGGCGATGAGCACGCCCAGCGTCACGCGGTTGAACAGGCTCTCCGAGTCGGTGCGCTTGCGGCGGGGCTCGGAGGGTGCCGCTTCTGTGGTGGTGCGGCTCGCCGCGGGGGTGAGGGTCGTCATCGCGCTCAGACCTCCTTCTCGGTGCGCCGGATCAGCGCGAACCAGACGAGCGAGATCAGCAGGATGATCAGGAAGAGAAGCAGCGCGACCGTCGAGGCGTAGCCTGCGCGGCCGTCGGTGAAGCCGGTCTGGAAGATGTACAGCAGAGACGGCCGGGTGGCATCGTCGGGGCCGCCGTTCGTCATCATGTAGATCTGGTCGAAGACCTTGAGCGACGCGACGAGTTGGAGCACCGCCACCAGCGTGGTCGCACGCCCCAGCATCGGGACGATCACGAGCCGGATCCGCTGCCACGGGCCCGCGCCGTCGATCGCGGCGGCCTCGTGCACGTCCCGCGGGATCTCCTGGAGCGCGGCCAGGTAGATGACGAAGTTGAAGCCGATCGTCCACCAGATCGTCGCGACGGCGATCGAGATCATCGCCCAGTTCGGGTCACCCAGCCAGGACGGCGCCGCCTGCACGCCGAACCACTTGACCACGCCCTGCGCCAGCCCGATCTGGTCCGCGTAGATCCACATGAAGAGCAGAGCGATCACCGAGGAGGGCAGCATGAACGGGGCGAAGAACGCCAGCCGGAAGAACCACTTGCCGCGCGAGAAGCGGTCCGTCATCAGCGCCAGCGTCAGCGCGAGCAGCATCAGCGGCACCGTCGTCAGCACGGTGAACCAGAGCGTGTGGCCGAGGCTGGACCAGAACTCCGGGGAGCCCAGCGCCTCCGCGTAGTTCGCCGTCCCGACCCACTTCCCGGGGCCGTCCTTGACGAGGCTGTCGTTGAAGAAGCCCGCGACCGCCGTGTAGAGGAGCGGGCCCAGCAGGAACATCACGTAGAACGCGCCGAAGGGCAGCAGCATCCCGGACGCCGTCCACCGGGTGGACCCCGCGGTGCGCGCGCTGGTCCCGGCACTCGTGGCCGTGCTCATACCGGCGCCTCCATCCCTGCCAGATCCTTCGCGGCGGCGAGCATGCGCGTCGCGCCGGGGCCCGGGCGGGTGTGGCCGCCCACGACGGAGGCGACGACGTCGCTGAAGCGCCGGTAGAGGTTGCTGTCCGCGCCGGAGTACCAGGCGGCCGGGTCGTAGGCCGCTCCCTCGGCCGCGTCGGCGTAGTGCGCCTGCGGCAGCAGCCGCTGGTACGCGTCCGATTTCGCCGTCGGCTGCCAGGCCGGTATGTGGCCGCCCTTGGCCCAGTCGAGGCTCGCCTCCAGCATCGAGCGGGAGAAGTCCAGTGCGTGGTCGGCCCGTTGGGCCTTCTCTGACGGTGCCTTCGGCAGGATGAAGGCGTGCGAGTCGGCGGCGCACGCGTACGGGGCGTCGCGGAAGATCCGCGGGAAGGTCCGCATGTCGAACTTGTCCTTCACCGCTCCCTGGACGGCCAGGAGCTGCCACTCACCGTCCATCAGGAACCCGGCCTTGCCCGAGGTGAGGAGCGTGATCGCGCCGCCGTCGCCGTCCGCGCCGGGCGGGATGAGCTTCTCCGCCGACATGCGCCGGATGAAGGCGAGCGCCTCCTCCGCGGCACCCACGTCCATGACGACCTTCCGGCCGCCGTCGGTGACCAGGTCGGCGCCGAGCTGCCGGTAGAGGGACCAGAAGAGGCGCCAGCAGGTGGCGGGGTCCTTGACGGTGGCGATGGAGCCGCCCCAGACGCCGGTGACCTCCTTGGCGGCCCGCATCGCGTCGAGGAACTTGTCGGGCCCGTCGACGTCCGTCAGCTGGCCCTTGTCGTCGAGGAGCCCGGCCTTCTTCGCGACGTCGGTGCGGTAGTAGAGCACGAAGGGGTGGGTGTCGAGCGGCAGCGCGTAGAGCTTGCCTCCGTGGTGTGCCGACTCGAAGGCGCCCTTGGCGAACCGGTCCGGCTTCAGGCCGTGTTCGTCCAGCTCGGAGCTGGATATCTCCCGCAGCAGCCCGGAGGCGGCCAGCGTGGGCAGCCGGGAGACGTGGGTGATCGCCACCTGCGGCGGGCGGTTGCCGAGCGTCGCCAGGGTGAGCTTCGTGTAGTACGGGGAGCCCCAGACCAGCGTGGTCGACTTCAGCTCGACGTCGGGGCTGGACTTGCGGAAGCCGCTCTGCATCGTCACCAGCTGTGCGCCGTCGCCGCCGGTGAACGGATGCCAGAAATTGAGCAGCGACGCCGGCCCCGCGGAGCCCGTGAACGCCTGCCCGACCGGGCTGCTGCACCCGCCGAGCGCCCCCGCGGCCGTGAGTGAGCCCACGGCGCCGAGGAACCTCCTCCTGCCATGCACACGCACCACGCCCATTCAGCGTCGGGGTCTGTTCGAAATATCGTGCAACGTGCGGTATTTCGTTGGGAAGATAGCGATCCTGTTCGGTCACGGCAATGCCTGTGACGTACGGGACCAACATGAGACGGCAACGGTCTGGCCGGTCCGGCCGAGCACAACGCCACGCTCGTGCTCTACGTGGAGCCGTGCGGCGGCTGGACGCTCATCGACGAAAAGCGGGTCCCGCCCCAGGCAGGCTTGCCGGAAACGAAGTTCCAACGTTGTACTCATGGCGATAGTCTGTCGTCAACACATGGGATGGGCTTCTGTCCGCCGTGTACGGCAATGGGTGCCCGGAGCGTCTGCGAGCGCCGCCGCCCGGCGCCGGCCGAGCGCCGAGACCGCCCGGTGCCGGGAGGCCCGGCAGACCGAGAGTGCGACGAGGGGGCGGGCGCGGGCACGCAGCAGCCCGTACGAGGGGAGCGGAATGGCCGGGACGAGGCTCAAGGATGTCGCGGAGCGTGCGGGCGTATCGATCAAGACCGTCTCCAACGTGGTACGCGGCAATGTGCGAGTCGCCGAGCCCACCCGTCAGCGCGTACTGAGCGCCATCCAGGAGCTGGACTACCGTCCCAACGCCTCGGCCCGCCATCTGCGCACCGGCCGCAGCGGCGTCATCGCCCTCGCCGTGCCGGAGCTCGTGCAGCCCTACTTCGCCGAACTCGCCACGGCCGTCATCGACGCCGCACGCGAGCACGACGTCTCCGTCCTGATAGAGGACACCGGCGGCGACCCGGCGGCCGAACTGCGCGTCGCCTGCGGCCTGTCCGACCCGCTCATCGACGGCGTGCTGCTCTCCCCCCAGCGGCTCGACCAGTTCACGCTCGCGCGCCGTGAACGCCGCGTGCCGCTCGTCCTGCTCGGCGAGCGCGACTACGAGGTGCCCGCCGACCACGTGCTGATCGACAACGTCCTCGCCGCGCAGGAGGCCACGGCGCATCTGATCGCGGGCGGCCGGCGCCGCATCGCCGCCGTCGGCTTCCAGTCCGACCCGCTCTTCACGACCTCGCAGCAGCGCGCACGCGGCTATCTCAAGGCCCTCGAGTCGGCCGGCCTGCCGCACCAGCCGGAGCTCACTCCCCTCGTGCCCGCGTTCACCCGTACCGACGGCATGACGGCCATGCGCGGGCTGCTGGCGCTGCGCGAGCCGCCGGACGCCGTCTTCTGCTTCTCCGACCTGCTCGCCTCGGGCGTCGTGCGGGCCGTGTACGACGCGGGTCGCACCGTGCCGCGCGACATCGCGGTGATCGGCTTCGACGACATCGAGGAGACCAGGTTCAGCGTCCCCTCCCTCAGCACGGTCGCACCCGACAAGCATCAGGTGGCCCAGCTCGCTGTCGAGGCCCTGCTCGCGCGCATAGCGGGGGACCCGGAGGCGCCGCACACGACGCTGCACGCCGAGCACCGCCTGGTCGCCAGGGAGAGCACGGCGTAGGTCGTCGGACCTTGCGACCCACGGGGCCGCGCGACCTACCGTGTCCCGGGTGACCTGGCAGGCTCCGCTCACCGGCCGTCCCTCCAGCCTCTAACCTCTTGACCATGCCGCCCGCCAAACGCAGCAAGGCCCCCGCAAGGCGCAACTACGACCCCGCCCGTGTCCGCCAGGCACTCATCGGCCAGGTCGAGGCCGTCGCGGCCGCCGCGCACGAGCTGACCGACGAGCAGCGCGAACGCCCGTCAGGCCTGCCGGGCTGGGACGTGCACCGCCTCCTCGTCCACATCGCGCTGCAGATCGACGCGGTGCCCCGCTTCCTCGCCGGGCCAGAGTCGAAGGCGGCGGCCCCCGAGGTGGACCTGCCGACCTGGGCGCTCTCCACCGCCGGCGCCGCCGCCGAACTGGACCTGGAGACCCGCGAGGAGGCCGACCGCGCGGCCCGCGGCGGCGCCGCCCGCATCGACGACGCCGTCGCACAGCTGGAACCCGTGTTGGAGGAAGCGGTACGCGGCGACCTGCTGATCCCGCACGGCGCCGGGGCGATGCGGATGCTCGACTTCACCGTGACGAGGCTCGTCGAACTCGTCGTCCACAGCGACGATCTGGCCCGCGCCACCGGCACCGCCGTCACCTTCGACCGACAGGCGCTCGCCGGCACGGTACGGGTGCTCACCGACACCCTTGCCGTGAAGGCGCCGGGGTCCTCGGTCGAGGTGCGGGTGCCGCCGTTCGCCGTCGTCCAGTGCGTCGAGGGGCCGCGGCACACGCGGGGCACGCCTCCCAACGTCGTCGAGACCGATCCGCTCACCTGGATCAGGCTCGCCACCGGACGCGTCGGCTGGGAGCAGGCCCGCAAGGCGGCCGCGGTCTCCGCGAGCGGCGAACGGGCCGACCTCAGCGGCCTGTTGCCGCTGCTCGGCTGAGAGAGAACCTCCGCCGGGCCGAACCAGCGTGCGGCCGCCGCGCGCAGGGCCGCATGCTCGCTCCCGCCGGGGCGGGCCGAGGAGGACGCCAGGGCGAGGTGGCAGTCCGGACGCAGCAGCATGGCGGTCACCGTTGCGTGGGAGCCGGTGCGGGCCCCTGCTCCAGGTGCGATCCCCGTTGCCGCCGCCACACGTGCGGTCACGGTGTCCACCCGGTCGCCCCGCGGCCGTACCGCTTCCGCGAACGAGGCGTCCTCGCCCAGGTCCAGCAGCAGCGGGCCGTTCCTCGTCAGCTCCGCGAGCCGTACGGGCCCCCGCCGCGTCCACGACGGACTCGGGTGCCCACGCGCCGGTGAGCGGATGCACGTCGCTGTCCGCCCCCATGCCGTGGCGGACGTCCACGCCGCTCATCATGCCCGCGATGCGCCCGACGACGGGCTCCTCCAGCAGCCCGCGCCGCCGACCGCCCCGGCATCAGCCCCGGGTACAGATCCCGCTCGGCGTCGGTGCCCGTGCGCTCGGCCACCGAGGCCGTGAACTCCGCCTCGACCCCGCCGCCACCGCCCCACTCGCCCCAGCGGCCCCGTAACCCCTGGTAGTGGTGATGTCACCCCGATTCGGCGGGGGTGTCCCCGATTCGGAGCAACGCGCCTCCTGTCCTAGACTCGTTCTCGTGCCACGTGGTGACGGACGACTAAGTCACGATCTGCTTCCCTCCGAGAAGGGCCCCCAGGACGCATGCGGCGTCTTCGGAGTCTGGGCCCCCGGGGAAGAGGTCGCGAAGCTCACGTATTTCGGTCTGTACGCGCTGCAGCACCGCGGTCAGGAGTCCGCGGGCATCGCAGTCAGCAACGGCTCGCAGATCCTTGTCTTCAAGGACATGGGCCTTGTCTCGCAGGTCTTCGACGAGACCTCCCTCGGCTCCCTCCGCGGCCACATCGCCGTGGGTCACGCCCGCTACTCGACGACGGGCGCGTCCGTGTGGGAGAACGCCCAGCCCACCTTCCGTGCCACCGGGCACGGTTCGATCGCGCTGGGCCACAACGGCAACCTGGTCAACACCGTCGAACTCGCGGACCTCGTCGCCCAGCAGTCGACGGGCAGCAACGGCCGTGCCTCGCGCGTCGCGGCCACCAACGACACCGACCTGGTGACCGCCCTCCTCGCAGGCCAGACCGACGACGACGGCAATCCCCTCACCGTCGAGCAGGCGGCTCCCGTCGTGCTGCCCCAGGTGAAGGGCGCCTTCTCCTTCGTCTTCATGGACGAGCAGACCCTCTACGCCGCGCGCGACGCCCAGGGCGTGCGCCCCCTCGTCCTCGGCCGGCTGGAGCGCGGCTGGGTCGTCGCGAGCGAGACGTCGGCGCTGGACATCGTGGGCGCGAGCTTCATCCGCGAGGTCGAGCCGGGCGAGATGATCGCCGTCGACGAGGACGGCCTCCGCTCCACCCGGTTCGCGGAAGCGAAACCCAAGGGCTGCGTCTTCGAGTACGTCTACCTGGCCCGTCCGGACACCGACATCGCCGGGCGGAACGTTTATCTCTCCCGCGTGGAGATGGGCCGCAAGCTCGCCGCGGAGGCGCCCGCCCCCGACGCCGACCTGGTCATAGCGACACCGGAGTCCGGCACCCCCGCCGCGATCGGTTACGCCGAGGCGAGCGGCATCCCCTACGGCAGCGGCCTGGTCAAGAACAGCTACGTGGGCCGCACGTTCATCCAGCCGAGCCAGACGATCCGGCAGCTCGGCATCCGTCTGAAGCTCAATCCGCTGAAGGAGGTCATCAGCGGCAAGCGCCTCGTGGTCGTGGACGACTCGATCGTCCGCGGCAACACCCAGCGCGCCCTGGTGCGGATGCTGCGCGAGGCGGGTGCGGCCGAGGTCCATGTGCGGATCTCGTCCCCGCCCATCAAGTGGCCGTGCTTCTTCGGCATCGACTTCGCCACCCGCGCCGAGCTGATCGCGAACGGCCTGACCGTCGACGAGATCGGCAAGTCCCTGGGTGCGGACTCCCTGGCGTACATCTCCATCGACGGCATGACCGAGGCGACGACTATCCCCAAGTCGCAGCTGTGCCGCGCCTGTTTCGACGGCGAGTACCCGATGCCGCTGCCCGACCCCGAGCTGCTGGGCAAGCACCTGCGCGAACCGGACGCGACGGGCGCCGGGCACGCGGCCGGCGAACCGGGCACCGAGCGGGCCTCCGTGCCCGATGTCGACGGCGTGGGCAGCCTCACCGCGGGCGTCGGCGGCACCGATGCCCTGCGACGCCCGTAGCGGGGCCGCCCGTGCCGGCCCGCATTCCCGCAGCCTCCCGCCCGCATGCCCCCACGACCTGAGAGAGCCGACCAAGATGCCTGCCGAGCCTGCTGAATCTTCCGGCGCGACCTACGCGGCCGCCGGCGTGGACATCGAGGCCGGCGACCGCGCCGTCCAGCTCATGAAGGAGTGGGTGAAGAAGGCCCAGCGCCCCGAGTCGGTGGGCACGCTCGGCGGCTTCGCCGGGCTCTTCGACGCATCCGTGCTCAAGCGCTACGAGCGGCCCCTGCTGGCCTCTGCCACCGACGGCGTCGGCACGAAGGTCGCCATCGCTCAGCGCATGGACCAGCACGACAGCATCGGCCACGACCTGGTGGCGATGGTCGTTGACGACCTGGTGGTCTGCGGCGCCGAACCGCTCTTCATGACGGACTACATCTGCGTCGGCAAGGTCGTCCCCGAGCGCGTCGCCCAGATCGTCAAGGGCATCGCCGAGGGCTGCGTCCTGGCGGGCTGCGCCCTCGTCGGCGGTGAGACCGCCGAGCACCCGGGCCTCCTCGGCCCCGACGAGTACGACGTCGCGGGCGCCGGCACCGGCGTCGTCGAGGCCGATGCGGTGCTGGGCGCGGATCGTATCCGTACGGGGGACGCCGTGATCGCCATGGCTTCCTCCGGCCTTCACTCGAACGGGTACTCGCTGGTCAGGCATGTGCTCTTCGAGCGGGCGGGCTGGGCCGTGGAGAGGCACGTCCCGGAGTTCGGGCGCACGCTCGGCGAGGAACTGCTGGAGCCCACCAAGATCTACTCGCTGGACTGCCTCGCCCTGACGCGTACGGCGCAGGTGCATGCCTACTCGCACATCACCGGCGGTGGACTCGCGGGCAACCTCGCGCGGGTGGTGCCCGACGAACTGCAGGCGCACGTCGACCGCGGGACGTGGACGCCGGGTGCCGTGTTCGACCTGGTCGGCCGGGCCGGGGACATCGAGCGCCGTGAACTGGAGAGCGCCCTGAACATGGGCGTCGGCATGGTCGCCGTCGTGCCGCAGGAGTCGGTAGAGGTGGCGCTCGCCACCCTCACCGACCGCGGAGTCGAAGCCTGGGTGGCGGGGGAGATCACTGAACGCCCGGCGGGCGGGGAAGCGGTGACGCTCACAGGTGACTATGCAGCGTGACTCCGGCGACGGCGGTGAACCGGGTGGAAGCGAAGACCACGCAGTCCTCCCGGAACCGTCGCGGGCGTTGATACCAGCCGCACGCGCACTTCCTGGAACAGCACAGAACCCGGTCCGGCATCAGCCGGACCGGGCAGGGATCTGTGGACGTCAGCTCCGGCGCCGTTGCGCCGAAGAGTCGGAGGACTCGCCCTCGTCCTCCTCGTCGTTGTACACGTCCGCGTACTGTGCGTACGGGTCGTCGTCACGCTCATCGTCCTCGAAGCGGTCGCCGTTCGGCGGCTCGTTCGAGGTCGATGCGCCCAGCTCCTCAGCCAGGCGCGACAGGTCCGTCCCACCGCTGTTGTACTTCAGCTGGCGGGCGACCTTCGTCTGCTTGGCCTTGGCCCGGCCGCGCCCCATGGCTCGACCCCCTCAACGACGGGGCTCGACGGCCCCAGAGTCTTGACACGCGTTCACAATTCAGAGCGGACCCTCGAAGGAGAGACCGGCCCGTAGGGCTTCAACGGTACCTGCTTCCGTGGCCGTACGGTACGCCGCCCGCACGACACGGCCGCCGGCAGACGCGTCCGGTGGCTCTCTCTTCGCTGGTCAGCTCTCATTTTACCGTGCGTCCGAGTGTCGACCCGCCGAGGGGTCGTGAGAAGACCCCCGACGGGCTCAGCTTCCGGACTCCTCGGAGCCTTCACCGTCCGGCCTGCCGCTCGCCATACGCATCTCGGCGATCCGGTCCGCGGCCGCGGCGGGCGGTACGCCGTCCGTCGTGGCACGTTCGAAGATCGAAAGCGTGGTGTCGAAGATCTTTGCAGCCTTT
It contains:
- a CDS encoding alpha-N-arabinofuranosidase; the encoded protein is MTEQPAGTARVTIDPDFTLGTVDPRVYGTFVEHMGRCVYTGIYEPDHDTADEHGFRGDVAELVRELGTPLVRYPGGNFVSGYRWEDGIGPAAERPRRLDLAWRSIESNQVGTDEFLGWTRRQGLEPMMAVNLGTRGIDAARALVEYCNIPGGTAWSDLRVKHGVRDPHGVKLWCLGNEMDGPWQTGHKTATEYGRLAATAGKAMRQVDPTIELVACGSSNARMPTFGEWERQVLHETYDEVDYLSLHAYYEETEGDRASFLASGAQMDAYISDIVATADHVRAVRRSSKRMMLSFDEWNVWYQSRFPGERALPLEEQPRLIEDTYSVTDAAVVGSLLMTLLRHADRVPVACLAQLVNVIGPIRSEPGGSSWRQTTFHPFALTARHARGSVLRTEVSGPVVETPRYGPVQALDTAATLDEETGELTVLAVNRDQEQHLGLRAALRGLAAPYRVVEHLLIADDDPDAVNTQAEPERVTPRPVPQTAVSAEGELEAVLPPVSWSLIRLTPQR
- a CDS encoding carbohydrate ABC transporter permease, which translates into the protein MTTLTPAASRTTTEAAPSEPRRKRTDSESLFNRVTLGVLIALALLWLVPIAWALATSLRPPNDIATNPTSWVSDNPTLSSYQEILSAGRIQYWYLNSFITSSLTTLLAVCTTSLAAFALSRLKFRYRRPVFLVILAGVMIPPQLLMIPQFLTLQSTGMLNTYWAVILPQVPNVVSVFVFKQFFDGIPVELTDAARADGASWLRIYWQIVMPLSRPAISAVTIFVFVWSWNNFLWPLLAVTDPQMMTLPVGLNSVQDAFGLPQAQLMASAVLGALPLLTVFLFFQRRIVEGIAGTGLK
- a CDS encoding carbohydrate ABC transporter permease — encoded protein: MSTATSAGTSARTAGSTRWTASGMLLPFGAFYVMFLLGPLLYTAVAGFFNDSLVKDGPGKWVGTANYAEALGSPEFWSSLGHTLWFTVLTTVPLMLLALTLALMTDRFSRGKWFFRLAFFAPFMLPSSVIALLFMWIYADQIGLAQGVVKWFGVQAAPSWLGDPNWAMISIAVATIWWTIGFNFVIYLAALQEIPRDVHEAAAIDGAGPWQRIRLVIVPMLGRATTLVAVLQLVASLKVFDQIYMMTNGGPDDATRPSLLYIFQTGFTDGRAGYASTVALLLFLIILLISLVWFALIRRTEKEV
- a CDS encoding extracellular solute-binding protein, which produces MGSLTAAGALGGCSSPVGQAFTGSAGPASLLNFWHPFTGGDGAQLVTMQSGFRKSSPDVELKSTTLVWGSPYYTKLTLATLGNRPPQVAITHVSRLPTLAASGLLREISSSELDEHGLKPDRFAKGAFESAHHGGKLYALPLDTHPFVLYYRTDVAKKAGLLDDKGQLTDVDGPDKFLDAMRAAKEVTGVWGGSIATVKDPATCWRLFWSLYRQLGADLVTDGGRKVVMDVGAAEEALAFIRRMSAEKLIPPGADGDGGAITLLTSGKAGFLMDGEWQLLAVQGAVKDKFDMRTFPRIFRDAPYACAADSHAFILPKAPSEKAQRADHALDFSRSMLEASLDWAKGGHIPAWQPTAKSDAYQRLLPQAHYADAAEGAAYDPAAWYSGADSNLYRRFSDVVASVVGGHTRPGPGATRMLAAAKDLAGMEAPV
- a CDS encoding LacI family DNA-binding transcriptional regulator gives rise to the protein MAGTRLKDVAERAGVSIKTVSNVVRGNVRVAEPTRQRVLSAIQELDYRPNASARHLRTGRSGVIALAVPELVQPYFAELATAVIDAAREHDVSVLIEDTGGDPAAELRVACGLSDPLIDGVLLSPQRLDQFTLARRERRVPLVLLGERDYEVPADHVLIDNVLAAQEATAHLIAGGRRRIAAVGFQSDPLFTTSQQRARGYLKALESAGLPHQPELTPLVPAFTRTDGMTAMRGLLALREPPDAVFCFSDLLASGVVRAVYDAGRTVPRDIAVIGFDDIEETRFSVPSLSTVAPDKHQVAQLAVEALLARIAGDPEAPHTTLHAEHRLVARESTA
- a CDS encoding maleylpyruvate isomerase family mycothiol-dependent enzyme; this encodes MPPAKRSKAPARRNYDPARVRQALIGQVEAVAAAAHELTDEQRERPSGLPGWDVHRLLVHIALQIDAVPRFLAGPESKAAAPEVDLPTWALSTAGAAAELDLETREEADRAARGGAARIDDAVAQLEPVLEEAVRGDLLIPHGAGAMRMLDFTVTRLVELVVHSDDLARATGTAVTFDRQALAGTVRVLTDTLAVKAPGSSVEVRVPPFAVVQCVEGPRHTRGTPPNVVETDPLTWIRLATGRVGWEQARKAAAVSASGERADLSGLLPLLG
- the purF gene encoding amidophosphoribosyltransferase gives rise to the protein MPRGDGRLSHDLLPSEKGPQDACGVFGVWAPGEEVAKLTYFGLYALQHRGQESAGIAVSNGSQILVFKDMGLVSQVFDETSLGSLRGHIAVGHARYSTTGASVWENAQPTFRATGHGSIALGHNGNLVNTVELADLVAQQSTGSNGRASRVAATNDTDLVTALLAGQTDDDGNPLTVEQAAPVVLPQVKGAFSFVFMDEQTLYAARDAQGVRPLVLGRLERGWVVASETSALDIVGASFIREVEPGEMIAVDEDGLRSTRFAEAKPKGCVFEYVYLARPDTDIAGRNVYLSRVEMGRKLAAEAPAPDADLVIATPESGTPAAIGYAEASGIPYGSGLVKNSYVGRTFIQPSQTIRQLGIRLKLNPLKEVISGKRLVVVDDSIVRGNTQRALVRMLREAGAAEVHVRISSPPIKWPCFFGIDFATRAELIANGLTVDEIGKSLGADSLAYISIDGMTEATTIPKSQLCRACFDGEYPMPLPDPELLGKHLREPDATGAGHAAGEPGTERASVPDVDGVGSLTAGVGGTDALRRP
- the purM gene encoding phosphoribosylformylglycinamidine cyclo-ligase; this translates as MPAEPAESSGATYAAAGVDIEAGDRAVQLMKEWVKKAQRPESVGTLGGFAGLFDASVLKRYERPLLASATDGVGTKVAIAQRMDQHDSIGHDLVAMVVDDLVVCGAEPLFMTDYICVGKVVPERVAQIVKGIAEGCVLAGCALVGGETAEHPGLLGPDEYDVAGAGTGVVEADAVLGADRIRTGDAVIAMASSGLHSNGYSLVRHVLFERAGWAVERHVPEFGRTLGEELLEPTKIYSLDCLALTRTAQVHAYSHITGGGLAGNLARVVPDELQAHVDRGTWTPGAVFDLVGRAGDIERRELESALNMGVGMVAVVPQESVEVALATLTDRGVEAWVAGEITERPAGGEAVTLTGDYAA
- a CDS encoding DUF3073 domain-containing protein; the encoded protein is MGRGRAKAKQTKVARQLKYNSGGTDLSRLAEELGASTSNEPPNGDRFEDDERDDDPYAQYADVYNDEEDEGESSDSSAQRRRS